In Mytilus edulis chromosome 4, xbMytEdul2.2, whole genome shotgun sequence, the following proteins share a genomic window:
- the LOC139521246 gene encoding neuronal acetylcholine receptor subunit alpha-10-like: MDVLKLGSVILFVYFCTCNLGFCKIINDKTDESSGSSDSFGSQSRLDNLTADLLADYGPNVRPVCPGKETVPVTVDMAVRQLITLNEPEQTVQFNVWMRLAWVDCHLKWNPDDYNGTKSIVLPIDLIWKPDITLYESISEEFYGFEKFRAHIYPDGYVTYNFPSKIEALCPVSVAKFPYDSQICSLMFGSWSYNGFELDVSTKLGAGDLSSVKENVEWIIKDIPAIRHELYYGCCPEPYPDVTFYINLKRKPNYYVTNILIPSLLVTLVAGLGFFLPADSGEKVGLELTVMLAMSVFQLLIADHLPPSADETPWISSFFSFTMILSGGSSCWQVLVLNLHHRGDRHMPHWLKFYVLKLLGRLTWIDVPRVKPDYVKQSSPKCDKSLAKIFNILDRNRKYKEEELGNTSSISLSEPEAEIAENSELWISLALMVDRIGMMVFFLSLSIGCGYIFNRIQSVE, from the exons ATGGATGTTTTAAAATTAGGAAgcgttattttatttgtttatttctgtacTTGCAACTTGG GTTTCTGTAAGATTATTAACGACAAAACTGATGAATCATCCGGCAGTTCAGATTCTTTCG GTTCCCAATCCAGGTTAGATAATTTAACAGCGGACCTGTTAGCTGATTATGGCCCTAATGTCCGACCAGTCTGTCCTGGAAAAGAAACAGTTCCAGTTACTGTTGATATGGCAGTTAGACAGCTCATAACACTG AACGAACCAGAACAGACAGTACAGTTTAACGTATGGATGCGATTG GCCTGGGTAGACTGTCATCTGAAGTGGAACCCTGACGATTATAACGGAACAAAGTCTATAGTATTACCCATAGATCTCATCTGGAAACCGGATATTACACTTTATGAAAG TATTTCGGAGGAATTCTACGGTTTTGAGAAGTTCAGAGCTCATATCTACCCCGATGGCTATGTTACTTACAACTTTCCCTCCAAAATAGAAGCATTATGTCCAGTTTCGGTGGCCAAATTTCCTTACGATAGCCAAATATGTTCTCTGATGTTCGGTTCATGGTCATACAACGGGTTTGAACTTGATGTCTCTACAAAACTTGGTGCAGGAGATCTTTCCTCGGTGAAGGAGAATGTAGAATGGATCATTAAAGACATACCAGCCATCAGACACGAACTATATTACGGTTGTTGTCCGGAACCGTATCCTGATGTTACATTTTATATCAATCTAAAGAGGAAACCAAACTATTACGTCACAAATATACTGATACCCTCCTTACTGGTAACATTGGTAGCAGGGCTAGGATTTTTCCTACCAGCTGACTCTGGAGAGAAAGTGGGTTTAGAATTGACCGTGATGTTAGCAATGTCTGTATTCCAGTTATTGATAGCAGACCATTTACCCCCATCTGCTGACGAAACACCTTGGATAT CCTCCTTTTTCAGTTTTACGATGATATTATCTGGTGGATCGTCGTGTTGGCAAGTGTTGGTATTGAACTTACATCATCGAGGGGATAGACATATGCCACATTGGTTAAAATTCTATGTATTGAAACTGCTTGGTAGACTAACATGGATAGATGTTCCGAGAGTAAAACCAGATTACGTAAAACAATCTTCACCGAAATGT gaTAAATCATTGGCCAAAATATTCAACATCCTGGACAGGAATAGAAAATATAAGGAGGAAGAACTGGGAAACACGTCATCTATAAGCCTATCGGAACCGGAAGCAGAGATTGCAGAAAACTCAGAACTATGGATCAGTCTCGCCTTAATGGTAGACAGAATCGGGATGATGGTGTTCTTTTTATCTTTAAGCATTGGATGTGGTTATATCTTTAATAGAATTCAGTCAGTTGAATGA
- the LOC139521247 gene encoding uncharacterized protein isoform X2: MASSTSLQAHKYKYGFQRSRGNKFKWYLILAISIVFVVLAVTVIGLTIYLTSENNKTGDKDAQYDSGDEDTVSTAQTVSTTSATTSVSQTTQTITKSSTESPTTIKMTSSTQKTTPDMLTSHRSTTLISSQQTTTEPTTQQPTTEPISTTQPSTTVNKPLSTEQQTNEKRTFSTQQSTTEVISSTQKSTMSTEQRTTETMTSSSSQTTDEPSTVQYSTSNGPVVSTSVSPSSTLQVTSTVDTTTIELSGYNISSSSPFLLTCEVKNIPGWIDLLIYRHYGNNQSGLLAQMTAGPIVPTVIVVDDSLTFSANHHSDAITMVLMAQNFECNHAGTYSCSVSSATVVVSDETEINVVSEPPAIYFPVGIVEDRTMSLDCIVEFEGTSGDIKWTFSPPGLGNMFYDLSIDPDTKNSSMSCTTKLESKLTFTPGMYDNGSNFRCEVVNAEGYNGATVLQKTVPFYVLHNSICTNRIFEIFNHPYQPCGKIIYCSENGILVFEIPCPSPGYCYDALLTDCVLEKDLSIYNETSTTIGQSTTGAPPIS, from the exons ATGGCTTCTAGCACATCACTACAGGCACACAAATATAAGTATGGATTCCAAAGGTCAAGAGGAAATAAGTTTAAATGGTATCTGATCCTGGCTATCAGCATTGTCTTTGTTGTATTGGCGGTCACTGTCATAGGTCTGACGATTTACCTCACAAGCGAAAACAACAAAACAG GTGACAAAGATGCGCAATATGATTCTGGAGATGAGGACACAG TTTCAACAGCACAAACGGTATCTACAACTTCCGCAACAACTAGCGTCAGCCAAACAACGCAAACGATCACAAAGTCTTCAACAGAGAGTCCAACTACTATAAAAATGACTTCATCCACTCAAAAGACAACTCCTGATATGCTGACTAGCCATCGGTCAACAACTTTGATATCTTCTCAACAGACAACCACTGAACCGACAACTCAACAACCAACCACTGAACCAATCTCAACCACACAACCGTCAACAACTGTAAACAAACCTCTTTCTACGGAACAGCAAACAAACGAAAAACGTACCTTTTCAACTCAACAAAGTACCACAGAAGTGATTTCGTCGACTCAAAAATCTACAATGTCAACAGAACAAAGAACAACCGAGACAATGACGTCATCAAGTTCACAAACAACTGACGAACCATCAACAGTCCAATACTCTACGTCGAATGGTCCGGTAGTGTCAACCAGTGTTTCACCATCATCAACATTACAGGTCACATCAACGGTCGATACAACAA CAATTGAATTATCTGGATATAATATCAGTAGCTCATCCCCATTCTTACTAACTTGCGAGGTAAAAAATATTCCTGGATGGATTGACCTTTTGATTTATCGTCACTATGGAAACAACCAATCAGGTCTGTTGGCTCAGATGACTGCAGGACCAATAGTTCCAACGGTTATTGTAGTCGATGATTCGCTAACATTTTCAGCCAATCACCACAGCGATGCCATTACAATGGTATTGATGGCTCAAAATTTCGAATGCAACCATGCAGGGACGTACAGTTGTTCGGTATCTTCTGCAACTGTTGTCGTTTCagatgaaacagaaattaacg TCGTTTCAGAACCACCGGCAATCTATTTTCCTGTTGGGATTGTTGAAGATAGAACTATGTCGTTGGACTGCATAGTGGAATTTGAGGGTACTTCCGGTGATATCAAATGGACATTTAGTCCACCTGGATTAGGCAATATGTTTTACGACTTGAGTATAGATCCAGACACAAAAAATAGTTCTATGAGTTGTACGACTAAACTGGAAAGCAAATTGACTTTTACACCAGGGATGTATGACAACGGCTCAAACTTTCGATGTGAAGTTGTGAATGCAGAGGGTTACAATGGTGCAACAGTTTTACAAAAGACTGTTCCATTTTATGTGTTACATA attCCATCTGCACAAATCGTATATTTGAGATTTTTAATCATCCTTATCAGCCATGTGGGAAAATAATATATTGTTCGGAAAATGGAATACTTGTTTTTGAAATTCCGTGTCCATCGCCTGGCTACTGCTATGATGCATTGCTTACAGACTGTGTCCTTGAAAAAGACCTCAGCATTTATAATGAAACCAGTACTACGATTGGACAAAGCACAACTGGTGCGCCACCTATCTCTTAA
- the LOC139521247 gene encoding uncharacterized protein isoform X1 codes for MASSTSLQAHKYKYGFQRSRGNKFKWYLILAISIVFVVLAVTVIGLTIYLTSENNKTGDKDAQYDSGDEDTVSTAQTVSTTSATTSVSQTTQTITKSSTESPTTIKMTSSTQKTTPDMLTSHRSTTLISSQQTTTEPTTQQPTTEPISTTQPSTTVNKPLSTEQQTNEKRTFSTQQSTTEVISSTQKSTMSTEQRTTETMTSSSSQTTDEPSTVQYSTSNGPVVSTSVSPSSTLQVTSTVDTTSTTIELSGYNISSSSPFLLTCEVKNIPGWIDLLIYRHYGNNQSGLLAQMTAGPIVPTVIVVDDSLTFSANHHSDAITMVLMAQNFECNHAGTYSCSVSSATVVVSDETEINVVSEPPAIYFPVGIVEDRTMSLDCIVEFEGTSGDIKWTFSPPGLGNMFYDLSIDPDTKNSSMSCTTKLESKLTFTPGMYDNGSNFRCEVVNAEGYNGATVLQKTVPFYVLHNSICTNRIFEIFNHPYQPCGKIIYCSENGILVFEIPCPSPGYCYDALLTDCVLEKDLSIYNETSTTIGQSTTGAPPIS; via the exons ATGGCTTCTAGCACATCACTACAGGCACACAAATATAAGTATGGATTCCAAAGGTCAAGAGGAAATAAGTTTAAATGGTATCTGATCCTGGCTATCAGCATTGTCTTTGTTGTATTGGCGGTCACTGTCATAGGTCTGACGATTTACCTCACAAGCGAAAACAACAAAACAG GTGACAAAGATGCGCAATATGATTCTGGAGATGAGGACACAG TTTCAACAGCACAAACGGTATCTACAACTTCCGCAACAACTAGCGTCAGCCAAACAACGCAAACGATCACAAAGTCTTCAACAGAGAGTCCAACTACTATAAAAATGACTTCATCCACTCAAAAGACAACTCCTGATATGCTGACTAGCCATCGGTCAACAACTTTGATATCTTCTCAACAGACAACCACTGAACCGACAACTCAACAACCAACCACTGAACCAATCTCAACCACACAACCGTCAACAACTGTAAACAAACCTCTTTCTACGGAACAGCAAACAAACGAAAAACGTACCTTTTCAACTCAACAAAGTACCACAGAAGTGATTTCGTCGACTCAAAAATCTACAATGTCAACAGAACAAAGAACAACCGAGACAATGACGTCATCAAGTTCACAAACAACTGACGAACCATCAACAGTCCAATACTCTACGTCGAATGGTCCGGTAGTGTCAACCAGTGTTTCACCATCATCAACATTACAGGTCACATCAACGGTCGATACAACAAGTACAA CAATTGAATTATCTGGATATAATATCAGTAGCTCATCCCCATTCTTACTAACTTGCGAGGTAAAAAATATTCCTGGATGGATTGACCTTTTGATTTATCGTCACTATGGAAACAACCAATCAGGTCTGTTGGCTCAGATGACTGCAGGACCAATAGTTCCAACGGTTATTGTAGTCGATGATTCGCTAACATTTTCAGCCAATCACCACAGCGATGCCATTACAATGGTATTGATGGCTCAAAATTTCGAATGCAACCATGCAGGGACGTACAGTTGTTCGGTATCTTCTGCAACTGTTGTCGTTTCagatgaaacagaaattaacg TCGTTTCAGAACCACCGGCAATCTATTTTCCTGTTGGGATTGTTGAAGATAGAACTATGTCGTTGGACTGCATAGTGGAATTTGAGGGTACTTCCGGTGATATCAAATGGACATTTAGTCCACCTGGATTAGGCAATATGTTTTACGACTTGAGTATAGATCCAGACACAAAAAATAGTTCTATGAGTTGTACGACTAAACTGGAAAGCAAATTGACTTTTACACCAGGGATGTATGACAACGGCTCAAACTTTCGATGTGAAGTTGTGAATGCAGAGGGTTACAATGGTGCAACAGTTTTACAAAAGACTGTTCCATTTTATGTGTTACATA attCCATCTGCACAAATCGTATATTTGAGATTTTTAATCATCCTTATCAGCCATGTGGGAAAATAATATATTGTTCGGAAAATGGAATACTTGTTTTTGAAATTCCGTGTCCATCGCCTGGCTACTGCTATGATGCATTGCTTACAGACTGTGTCCTTGAAAAAGACCTCAGCATTTATAATGAAACCAGTACTACGATTGGACAAAGCACAACTGGTGCGCCACCTATCTCTTAA
- the LOC139521247 gene encoding uncharacterized protein isoform X3 has protein sequence MASSTSLQAHKYKYGFQRSRGNKFKWYLILAISIVFVVLAVTVIGLTIYLTSENNKTGDKDAQYDSGDEDTAQTVSTTSATTSVSQTTQTITKSSTESPTTIKMTSSTQKTTPDMLTSHRSTTLISSQQTTTEPTTQQPTTEPISTTQPSTTVNKPLSTEQQTNEKRTFSTQQSTTEVISSTQKSTMSTEQRTTETMTSSSSQTTDEPSTVQYSTSNGPVVSTSVSPSSTLQVTSTVDTTSTTIELSGYNISSSSPFLLTCEVKNIPGWIDLLIYRHYGNNQSGLLAQMTAGPIVPTVIVVDDSLTFSANHHSDAITMVLMAQNFECNHAGTYSCSVSSATVVVSDETEINVVSEPPAIYFPVGIVEDRTMSLDCIVEFEGTSGDIKWTFSPPGLGNMFYDLSIDPDTKNSSMSCTTKLESKLTFTPGMYDNGSNFRCEVVNAEGYNGATVLQKTVPFYVLHNSICTNRIFEIFNHPYQPCGKIIYCSENGILVFEIPCPSPGYCYDALLTDCVLEKDLSIYNETSTTIGQSTTGAPPIS, from the exons ATGGCTTCTAGCACATCACTACAGGCACACAAATATAAGTATGGATTCCAAAGGTCAAGAGGAAATAAGTTTAAATGGTATCTGATCCTGGCTATCAGCATTGTCTTTGTTGTATTGGCGGTCACTGTCATAGGTCTGACGATTTACCTCACAAGCGAAAACAACAAAACAG GTGACAAAGATGCGCAATATGATTCTGGAGATGAGGACACAG CACAAACGGTATCTACAACTTCCGCAACAACTAGCGTCAGCCAAACAACGCAAACGATCACAAAGTCTTCAACAGAGAGTCCAACTACTATAAAAATGACTTCATCCACTCAAAAGACAACTCCTGATATGCTGACTAGCCATCGGTCAACAACTTTGATATCTTCTCAACAGACAACCACTGAACCGACAACTCAACAACCAACCACTGAACCAATCTCAACCACACAACCGTCAACAACTGTAAACAAACCTCTTTCTACGGAACAGCAAACAAACGAAAAACGTACCTTTTCAACTCAACAAAGTACCACAGAAGTGATTTCGTCGACTCAAAAATCTACAATGTCAACAGAACAAAGAACAACCGAGACAATGACGTCATCAAGTTCACAAACAACTGACGAACCATCAACAGTCCAATACTCTACGTCGAATGGTCCGGTAGTGTCAACCAGTGTTTCACCATCATCAACATTACAGGTCACATCAACGGTCGATACAACAAGTACAA CAATTGAATTATCTGGATATAATATCAGTAGCTCATCCCCATTCTTACTAACTTGCGAGGTAAAAAATATTCCTGGATGGATTGACCTTTTGATTTATCGTCACTATGGAAACAACCAATCAGGTCTGTTGGCTCAGATGACTGCAGGACCAATAGTTCCAACGGTTATTGTAGTCGATGATTCGCTAACATTTTCAGCCAATCACCACAGCGATGCCATTACAATGGTATTGATGGCTCAAAATTTCGAATGCAACCATGCAGGGACGTACAGTTGTTCGGTATCTTCTGCAACTGTTGTCGTTTCagatgaaacagaaattaacg TCGTTTCAGAACCACCGGCAATCTATTTTCCTGTTGGGATTGTTGAAGATAGAACTATGTCGTTGGACTGCATAGTGGAATTTGAGGGTACTTCCGGTGATATCAAATGGACATTTAGTCCACCTGGATTAGGCAATATGTTTTACGACTTGAGTATAGATCCAGACACAAAAAATAGTTCTATGAGTTGTACGACTAAACTGGAAAGCAAATTGACTTTTACACCAGGGATGTATGACAACGGCTCAAACTTTCGATGTGAAGTTGTGAATGCAGAGGGTTACAATGGTGCAACAGTTTTACAAAAGACTGTTCCATTTTATGTGTTACATA attCCATCTGCACAAATCGTATATTTGAGATTTTTAATCATCCTTATCAGCCATGTGGGAAAATAATATATTGTTCGGAAAATGGAATACTTGTTTTTGAAATTCCGTGTCCATCGCCTGGCTACTGCTATGATGCATTGCTTACAGACTGTGTCCTTGAAAAAGACCTCAGCATTTATAATGAAACCAGTACTACGATTGGACAAAGCACAACTGGTGCGCCACCTATCTCTTAA
- the LOC139518594 gene encoding neuronal acetylcholine receptor subunit alpha-10-like has product MGKYGTVLFLLMEFYIFGSGKIIKDNTGDDSKGTFTYGSSSVLNNLSTSLLTNYGAEVRPLCPGYERVNVTVDIAIRQLISLDEPEQLIHFNMWMRLGWIDCNLRWNPDDFNGTDSIVLPIGLIWKPDVTLYESISAEFYGFKDYRALIYSDGYVAYNFPTKIEALCPIDVAKFPFDSQVCELMFGSWSYNGLQLDIRSKNVEGDLSSMKEHVEWIVEKTANVRHEVYYGCCPEPFIDVTFYIHLKRKPAYYITNIIVPSFLITMVASFGFLLPVDSGEKVGLELTVMLAMSVFQLLVADKLPPSADSTPWIAMFFSFTLILSGGSSLWQVMVLNIHHRGDRTMSRFTKCYLLKPLAYITCVKLPRLQNNRYKTSQNEDKIISKLFNTLNERRMSNEKEVEISTSSESEKEEVDSDLWIHYALVLDRLGFVVFLFSLVTGCAYIFIGIIYN; this is encoded by the exons ATGGGGAAATACGGAACAGTGCTATTTCTATTGATGGAATTCTATATTTTTG GATCAGGCAAGATAATAAAGGACAACACTGGCGACGATTCTAAAGGAACTTTTACTTATG GTTCATCATCGGTACTAAACAACCTTTCAACTTCACTACTGACAAATTACGGAGCAGAAGTCCGACCCTTGTGCCCGGGCTATGAGAGAGTTAATGTGACTGTGGATATTGCTATTCGTCAACTTATATCGCTT gATGAACCAGAGCAACTTATACACTTCAACATGTGGATGCGACTG GGATGGATAGACTGCAATCTTAGATGGAATCCTGATGACTTTAACGGCACAGATTCCATAGTGCTACCCATAGGTCTTATATGGAAACCTGATGTTACCCTTTATGAAAG CATTTCGGCGGAGTTTTATGGATTCAAAGACTACAGGGCTCTCATTTATTCAGATGGTTATGTCGCCTATAACTTTCCAACCAAAATCGAAGCTTTGTGTCCTATTGACGTTGCTAAATTCCCTTTTGACAGTCAAGTTTGCGAGTTAATGTTTGGATCATGGTCATATAATGGTTTACAACTTGATATTCGATCTAAGAACGTTGAGGGCGATTTATCTTCCATGAAAGAACATGTTGAATGGATAGTTGAAAAAACAGCAAACGTAAGACACGAAGTATATTACGGTTGCTGTCCGGAACCCTTTATAGATGTGACTTTTTATATTCACTTGAAACGAAAACCAGCTTAttacataacaaatataataGTGCCATCGTTTTTAATCACAATGGTGGCATCGTTTGGGTTTTTACTACCTGTTGATTCCGGCGAGAAGGTTGGATTAGAATTAACAGTTATGTTGGCGATGTCTGTGTTTCAATTGCTTGTTGCTGACAAGTTGCCACCATCAGCTGATTCCACCCCATGGATTG ccatgtttTTTAGCTTTACTCTAATTTTAAGTGGTGGATCATCATTATGGCAAGTTATGGTTTTAAATATTCACCACAGGGGAGATAGAACGATGTCACGATTTACAAAATGTTACCTTTTAAAACCACTTGCATATATCACGTGCGTAAAGCTACCAAGACTACAAAACAACAGATATAAAACATCTCAGAATGAG gACAAAATCATTTCCAAGCTGTTTAACACTTTGAACGAAAGAAGAATGTCAAATGAGAAAGAAGTGGAGATTTCAACATCATCAGAAAGTGAGAAGGAGGAGGTCGATTCAGATCTATGGATACACTATGCTTTAGTTTTAGACAGACTAGGATTtgtagtatttttattttcattggtcACGGGATGTGCCTATATATTTATTGGAATTATTTACAATTGA